One part of the Mycobacterium marinum genome encodes these proteins:
- a CDS encoding MlaE family ABC transporter permease codes for MVAPVAVAKPLRAFGGFYSMALDTFVAMVHPPFAWREYIAQAWFVARVSLLPTLMLTIPYTVLLTFIENILLTEIGAADFSGTGAALGSVRQIGPIVTVLVVAGAGATAMCADLGARTIREELDALRVMGVDPIQALVVPRVLAATTVSLALSASVILVGLSGAYFFCVFIQHVSPGAFAAGLTLIIGTTDVVIALVKAALFGLSAGLIACYKGISVGGGPAGVGNAVNETVVFTFMALFAINIVATAVAIKVTL; via the coding sequence ATGGTTGCTCCTGTTGCCGTGGCCAAGCCGCTGCGGGCGTTTGGCGGCTTCTACTCGATGGCGCTCGACACGTTCGTGGCGATGGTCCATCCTCCGTTTGCGTGGCGCGAATACATTGCGCAGGCCTGGTTTGTGGCGCGGGTGTCACTGCTGCCGACGCTGATGTTGACCATCCCGTACACGGTGTTGTTGACCTTCATCGAGAACATCCTGTTGACCGAGATCGGTGCCGCGGACTTCTCCGGCACCGGGGCCGCGCTCGGCTCGGTGCGACAGATCGGACCGATTGTGACGGTCTTGGTGGTCGCCGGGGCCGGCGCTACCGCCATGTGCGCTGATCTGGGAGCCCGAACCATTCGCGAGGAGCTCGACGCACTTCGGGTGATGGGCGTCGACCCGATTCAAGCGCTGGTGGTGCCGCGGGTGTTGGCCGCAACCACTGTATCGCTGGCGCTGTCGGCCAGCGTGATTCTGGTCGGACTGTCCGGCGCCTACTTTTTCTGCGTCTTCATCCAGCACGTCTCACCAGGCGCGTTCGCGGCCGGCCTGACCCTGATCATCGGCACCACCGACGTGGTGATCGCGCTGGTCAAGGCGGCCCTGTTCGGGCTATCGGCCGGTTTGATCGCCTGCTACAAGGGCATCTCCGTCGGCGGTGGGCCGGCCGGTGTCGGTAACGCTGTGAACGAGACCGTCGTATTTACATTCATGGCGTTGTTCGCAATCAACATCGTCGCGACTGCGGTGGCGATCAAGGTGACGCTGTGA